One window of Mauremys reevesii isolate NIE-2019 linkage group 4, ASM1616193v1, whole genome shotgun sequence genomic DNA carries:
- the CHRM4 gene encoding muscarinic acetylcholine receptor M4 isoform X2 — protein sequence MGFENSTGAGARTPWGAPGLAFQKEPFAVGDPQSMHNLSAQPWQMKMANLTYDNFTNGNQSEGDMQHPSNQYKTVELVFIATVTGSLSLVTVVGNILVMLSIKVNRQLQTVNNYFLFSLACADLIIGVFSMNLYTVYIIKGYWPLGAVVCDLWLALDYVVSNASVMNLLIISFDRYFCVTKPLTYPARRTTKMAGLMIAAAWLLSFVLWAPAILFWQFIVGKRTVPERECYIQFLSNPAVTFGTAIAAFYLPVVIMTVLYIHISLASRSRVRRHKPEGKKEKKTKPLSFFKSPLIKQNNNNSPKRALEVKEEVRNGKVEDQPLAQTETTGQQEEKETSNESSTVSITQTTKEKQVAEILPAGPGQSPAHPRVNPTSKWSKIKIVTKQTGTECVTAIEIVPAKTAANTLSNNRPANVARKFASIARSQVRKKRQMAAREKKVTRTIFAILLAFILTWTPYNVMVLINTFCETCVPETVWSIGYWLCYVNSTINPACYALCNATFKKTFKHLLMCQYRNIGTAR from the coding sequence aATCCATGCATAACCTATCTGCTCAGCCCTGGCAGATGAAGATGGCCAACCTTACCTATGACAACTTCACCAATGGCAACCAATCTGAAGGGGACATGCAGCATCCTTCCAACCAGTACAAAACAGTGGAGCTGGTCTTCATTGCCACGGTAACCGGCTCACTCAGCCTGGTCACTGTGGTGGGGAACATCCTGGTCATGCTGTCCATCAAAGTGAACCGCCAGCTCCAGACTGTGAACAACTACTTCCTTTTCAGCCTGGCCTGTGCTGACCTGATCATCGGGGTCTTCTCCATGAACCTCTACACGGTCTATATCATCAAAGGCTATTGGCCGCTGGGGGCCGTGGTGTGTGACCTCTGGCTGGCGCTGGACTATGTGGTGAGCAACGCCTCTGTCATGAACTTACTCATCATCAGTTTTGACCGGTACTTCTGTGTCACCAAGCCCCTGACCTACCCGGCTCGAAGGACCACCAAAATGGCAGGGCTGATGATTGCAGCAGCTTGGCTATTGTCCTTTGTTCTCTGGGCACCTGCCATCTTGTTCTGGCAGTTCATCGTTGGGAAGAGGACAGTCCCGGAGCGGGAGTGCTACATCCAGTTCCTATCTAATCCAGCTGTGACCTTTGGCACGGCCATCGCTGCTTTCTACCTCCCGGTGGTCATCATGACTGTGCTTTATATTCACATCTCGCTGGCCAGCAGGAGCAGAGTGAGGAGGCACAAGCCCGAGGGCAAGAAGGAGAAGAAGACTAAGCCACTCAGCTTCTTTAAGAGCCCATTGATCAAACAgaacaacaacaactctcctaaGAGGGCGCTGGAGGTGAAGGAGGAGGTGAGGAATGGTAAAGTGGAGGACCAACCCTTAGCACAGACAGAGACTACAGGTCAGCAAGAGGAGAAGGAGACCTCCAATGAATCCAGCACAGTCAGCATCACCCAGACCACAAAAGAGAAACAGGTGGCAGAAATCTTACCAGCTGGGccagggcagagccctgcccacccGCGGGTTAACCCGACCTCCAAATGGTCCAAGATTAAGATTGTCACCAAGCAAACTGGTACTGAATGCGTCACAGCCATTGAGATTGTCCCAGCTAAGACAGCGGCCAACACCCTCTCAAACAATCGCCCAGCCAATGTCGCCAGGAAGTTTGCTAGCATTGCCAGGAGTCAGGTGCGGAAGAAGCGTCAGATGGCAGCCAGGGAGAAAAAAGTCACGAGAACCATATTCGCCATCCTGCTTGCCTTCATTCTCACATGGACTCCTTACAATGTCATGGTTCTTATTAACACCTTCTGTGAGACCTGCGTACCCGAGACAGTGTGGTCTATTGGGTACTGGCTCTGCTATGTCAACAGCACCATCAACCCAGCCTGCTATGCCCTCTGTAATGCCACTTTCAAGAAGACCTTTAAGCACCTTCTCATGTGTCAGTACAGGAACATTGGCACAGCTAGATAA
- the CHRM4 gene encoding muscarinic acetylcholine receptor M4 isoform X1: MGFENSTGAGARTPWGAPGLAFQKEPFAVGDPREFSPHPSTSFPRMPGPESMHNLSAQPWQMKMANLTYDNFTNGNQSEGDMQHPSNQYKTVELVFIATVTGSLSLVTVVGNILVMLSIKVNRQLQTVNNYFLFSLACADLIIGVFSMNLYTVYIIKGYWPLGAVVCDLWLALDYVVSNASVMNLLIISFDRYFCVTKPLTYPARRTTKMAGLMIAAAWLLSFVLWAPAILFWQFIVGKRTVPERECYIQFLSNPAVTFGTAIAAFYLPVVIMTVLYIHISLASRSRVRRHKPEGKKEKKTKPLSFFKSPLIKQNNNNSPKRALEVKEEVRNGKVEDQPLAQTETTGQQEEKETSNESSTVSITQTTKEKQVAEILPAGPGQSPAHPRVNPTSKWSKIKIVTKQTGTECVTAIEIVPAKTAANTLSNNRPANVARKFASIARSQVRKKRQMAAREKKVTRTIFAILLAFILTWTPYNVMVLINTFCETCVPETVWSIGYWLCYVNSTINPACYALCNATFKKTFKHLLMCQYRNIGTAR; encoded by the coding sequence aATCCATGCATAACCTATCTGCTCAGCCCTGGCAGATGAAGATGGCCAACCTTACCTATGACAACTTCACCAATGGCAACCAATCTGAAGGGGACATGCAGCATCCTTCCAACCAGTACAAAACAGTGGAGCTGGTCTTCATTGCCACGGTAACCGGCTCACTCAGCCTGGTCACTGTGGTGGGGAACATCCTGGTCATGCTGTCCATCAAAGTGAACCGCCAGCTCCAGACTGTGAACAACTACTTCCTTTTCAGCCTGGCCTGTGCTGACCTGATCATCGGGGTCTTCTCCATGAACCTCTACACGGTCTATATCATCAAAGGCTATTGGCCGCTGGGGGCCGTGGTGTGTGACCTCTGGCTGGCGCTGGACTATGTGGTGAGCAACGCCTCTGTCATGAACTTACTCATCATCAGTTTTGACCGGTACTTCTGTGTCACCAAGCCCCTGACCTACCCGGCTCGAAGGACCACCAAAATGGCAGGGCTGATGATTGCAGCAGCTTGGCTATTGTCCTTTGTTCTCTGGGCACCTGCCATCTTGTTCTGGCAGTTCATCGTTGGGAAGAGGACAGTCCCGGAGCGGGAGTGCTACATCCAGTTCCTATCTAATCCAGCTGTGACCTTTGGCACGGCCATCGCTGCTTTCTACCTCCCGGTGGTCATCATGACTGTGCTTTATATTCACATCTCGCTGGCCAGCAGGAGCAGAGTGAGGAGGCACAAGCCCGAGGGCAAGAAGGAGAAGAAGACTAAGCCACTCAGCTTCTTTAAGAGCCCATTGATCAAACAgaacaacaacaactctcctaaGAGGGCGCTGGAGGTGAAGGAGGAGGTGAGGAATGGTAAAGTGGAGGACCAACCCTTAGCACAGACAGAGACTACAGGTCAGCAAGAGGAGAAGGAGACCTCCAATGAATCCAGCACAGTCAGCATCACCCAGACCACAAAAGAGAAACAGGTGGCAGAAATCTTACCAGCTGGGccagggcagagccctgcccacccGCGGGTTAACCCGACCTCCAAATGGTCCAAGATTAAGATTGTCACCAAGCAAACTGGTACTGAATGCGTCACAGCCATTGAGATTGTCCCAGCTAAGACAGCGGCCAACACCCTCTCAAACAATCGCCCAGCCAATGTCGCCAGGAAGTTTGCTAGCATTGCCAGGAGTCAGGTGCGGAAGAAGCGTCAGATGGCAGCCAGGGAGAAAAAAGTCACGAGAACCATATTCGCCATCCTGCTTGCCTTCATTCTCACATGGACTCCTTACAATGTCATGGTTCTTATTAACACCTTCTGTGAGACCTGCGTACCCGAGACAGTGTGGTCTATTGGGTACTGGCTCTGCTATGTCAACAGCACCATCAACCCAGCCTGCTATGCCCTCTGTAATGCCACTTTCAAGAAGACCTTTAAGCACCTTCTCATGTGTCAGTACAGGAACATTGGCACAGCTAGATAA
- the CHRM4 gene encoding muscarinic acetylcholine receptor M4 isoform X4, with product MHNLSAQPWQMKMANLTYDNFTNGNQSEGDMQHPSNQYKTVELVFIATVTGSLSLVTVVGNILVMLSIKVNRQLQTVNNYFLFSLACADLIIGVFSMNLYTVYIIKGYWPLGAVVCDLWLALDYVVSNASVMNLLIISFDRYFCVTKPLTYPARRTTKMAGLMIAAAWLLSFVLWAPAILFWQFIVGKRTVPERECYIQFLSNPAVTFGTAIAAFYLPVVIMTVLYIHISLASRSRVRRHKPEGKKEKKTKPLSFFKSPLIKQNNNNSPKRALEVKEEVRNGKVEDQPLAQTETTGQQEEKETSNESSTVSITQTTKEKQVAEILPAGPGQSPAHPRVNPTSKWSKIKIVTKQTGTECVTAIEIVPAKTAANTLSNNRPANVARKFASIARSQVRKKRQMAAREKKVTRTIFAILLAFILTWTPYNVMVLINTFCETCVPETVWSIGYWLCYVNSTINPACYALCNATFKKTFKHLLMCQYRNIGTAR from the coding sequence ATGCATAACCTATCTGCTCAGCCCTGGCAGATGAAGATGGCCAACCTTACCTATGACAACTTCACCAATGGCAACCAATCTGAAGGGGACATGCAGCATCCTTCCAACCAGTACAAAACAGTGGAGCTGGTCTTCATTGCCACGGTAACCGGCTCACTCAGCCTGGTCACTGTGGTGGGGAACATCCTGGTCATGCTGTCCATCAAAGTGAACCGCCAGCTCCAGACTGTGAACAACTACTTCCTTTTCAGCCTGGCCTGTGCTGACCTGATCATCGGGGTCTTCTCCATGAACCTCTACACGGTCTATATCATCAAAGGCTATTGGCCGCTGGGGGCCGTGGTGTGTGACCTCTGGCTGGCGCTGGACTATGTGGTGAGCAACGCCTCTGTCATGAACTTACTCATCATCAGTTTTGACCGGTACTTCTGTGTCACCAAGCCCCTGACCTACCCGGCTCGAAGGACCACCAAAATGGCAGGGCTGATGATTGCAGCAGCTTGGCTATTGTCCTTTGTTCTCTGGGCACCTGCCATCTTGTTCTGGCAGTTCATCGTTGGGAAGAGGACAGTCCCGGAGCGGGAGTGCTACATCCAGTTCCTATCTAATCCAGCTGTGACCTTTGGCACGGCCATCGCTGCTTTCTACCTCCCGGTGGTCATCATGACTGTGCTTTATATTCACATCTCGCTGGCCAGCAGGAGCAGAGTGAGGAGGCACAAGCCCGAGGGCAAGAAGGAGAAGAAGACTAAGCCACTCAGCTTCTTTAAGAGCCCATTGATCAAACAgaacaacaacaactctcctaaGAGGGCGCTGGAGGTGAAGGAGGAGGTGAGGAATGGTAAAGTGGAGGACCAACCCTTAGCACAGACAGAGACTACAGGTCAGCAAGAGGAGAAGGAGACCTCCAATGAATCCAGCACAGTCAGCATCACCCAGACCACAAAAGAGAAACAGGTGGCAGAAATCTTACCAGCTGGGccagggcagagccctgcccacccGCGGGTTAACCCGACCTCCAAATGGTCCAAGATTAAGATTGTCACCAAGCAAACTGGTACTGAATGCGTCACAGCCATTGAGATTGTCCCAGCTAAGACAGCGGCCAACACCCTCTCAAACAATCGCCCAGCCAATGTCGCCAGGAAGTTTGCTAGCATTGCCAGGAGTCAGGTGCGGAAGAAGCGTCAGATGGCAGCCAGGGAGAAAAAAGTCACGAGAACCATATTCGCCATCCTGCTTGCCTTCATTCTCACATGGACTCCTTACAATGTCATGGTTCTTATTAACACCTTCTGTGAGACCTGCGTACCCGAGACAGTGTGGTCTATTGGGTACTGGCTCTGCTATGTCAACAGCACCATCAACCCAGCCTGCTATGCCCTCTGTAATGCCACTTTCAAGAAGACCTTTAAGCACCTTCTCATGTGTCAGTACAGGAACATTGGCACAGCTAGATAA
- the CHRM4 gene encoding muscarinic acetylcholine receptor M4 isoform X3: MPGPESMHNLSAQPWQMKMANLTYDNFTNGNQSEGDMQHPSNQYKTVELVFIATVTGSLSLVTVVGNILVMLSIKVNRQLQTVNNYFLFSLACADLIIGVFSMNLYTVYIIKGYWPLGAVVCDLWLALDYVVSNASVMNLLIISFDRYFCVTKPLTYPARRTTKMAGLMIAAAWLLSFVLWAPAILFWQFIVGKRTVPERECYIQFLSNPAVTFGTAIAAFYLPVVIMTVLYIHISLASRSRVRRHKPEGKKEKKTKPLSFFKSPLIKQNNNNSPKRALEVKEEVRNGKVEDQPLAQTETTGQQEEKETSNESSTVSITQTTKEKQVAEILPAGPGQSPAHPRVNPTSKWSKIKIVTKQTGTECVTAIEIVPAKTAANTLSNNRPANVARKFASIARSQVRKKRQMAAREKKVTRTIFAILLAFILTWTPYNVMVLINTFCETCVPETVWSIGYWLCYVNSTINPACYALCNATFKKTFKHLLMCQYRNIGTAR; the protein is encoded by the coding sequence aATCCATGCATAACCTATCTGCTCAGCCCTGGCAGATGAAGATGGCCAACCTTACCTATGACAACTTCACCAATGGCAACCAATCTGAAGGGGACATGCAGCATCCTTCCAACCAGTACAAAACAGTGGAGCTGGTCTTCATTGCCACGGTAACCGGCTCACTCAGCCTGGTCACTGTGGTGGGGAACATCCTGGTCATGCTGTCCATCAAAGTGAACCGCCAGCTCCAGACTGTGAACAACTACTTCCTTTTCAGCCTGGCCTGTGCTGACCTGATCATCGGGGTCTTCTCCATGAACCTCTACACGGTCTATATCATCAAAGGCTATTGGCCGCTGGGGGCCGTGGTGTGTGACCTCTGGCTGGCGCTGGACTATGTGGTGAGCAACGCCTCTGTCATGAACTTACTCATCATCAGTTTTGACCGGTACTTCTGTGTCACCAAGCCCCTGACCTACCCGGCTCGAAGGACCACCAAAATGGCAGGGCTGATGATTGCAGCAGCTTGGCTATTGTCCTTTGTTCTCTGGGCACCTGCCATCTTGTTCTGGCAGTTCATCGTTGGGAAGAGGACAGTCCCGGAGCGGGAGTGCTACATCCAGTTCCTATCTAATCCAGCTGTGACCTTTGGCACGGCCATCGCTGCTTTCTACCTCCCGGTGGTCATCATGACTGTGCTTTATATTCACATCTCGCTGGCCAGCAGGAGCAGAGTGAGGAGGCACAAGCCCGAGGGCAAGAAGGAGAAGAAGACTAAGCCACTCAGCTTCTTTAAGAGCCCATTGATCAAACAgaacaacaacaactctcctaaGAGGGCGCTGGAGGTGAAGGAGGAGGTGAGGAATGGTAAAGTGGAGGACCAACCCTTAGCACAGACAGAGACTACAGGTCAGCAAGAGGAGAAGGAGACCTCCAATGAATCCAGCACAGTCAGCATCACCCAGACCACAAAAGAGAAACAGGTGGCAGAAATCTTACCAGCTGGGccagggcagagccctgcccacccGCGGGTTAACCCGACCTCCAAATGGTCCAAGATTAAGATTGTCACCAAGCAAACTGGTACTGAATGCGTCACAGCCATTGAGATTGTCCCAGCTAAGACAGCGGCCAACACCCTCTCAAACAATCGCCCAGCCAATGTCGCCAGGAAGTTTGCTAGCATTGCCAGGAGTCAGGTGCGGAAGAAGCGTCAGATGGCAGCCAGGGAGAAAAAAGTCACGAGAACCATATTCGCCATCCTGCTTGCCTTCATTCTCACATGGACTCCTTACAATGTCATGGTTCTTATTAACACCTTCTGTGAGACCTGCGTACCCGAGACAGTGTGGTCTATTGGGTACTGGCTCTGCTATGTCAACAGCACCATCAACCCAGCCTGCTATGCCCTCTGTAATGCCACTTTCAAGAAGACCTTTAAGCACCTTCTCATGTGTCAGTACAGGAACATTGGCACAGCTAGATAA